The Polynucleobacter necessarius genome has a window encoding:
- a CDS encoding spermidine synthase, whose product MSDSSMAMEPVTFSESGGVRYLHFGSELIQGAMRIRDPDEIYLEYNQQMMAWLLFLETKPGMRIAQLGLGTGALTKFTHRYCPAVKTTVVELNPSVIVSARSMFFTPDDDRRLETLQTDAKAFVQSAKYQSHFDAVQVDLYDAICDGPAASSLDFYKGCYDILKSPGVLTVNLFSRHKSFDINLNNICEAFDNRVLLFPESHDCNVVAIAFKGPQLDVEWKEVSKRAKLIMEKTGLPTNSWASGLNRENAHQENKLCI is encoded by the coding sequence ATGTCAGATTCATCTATGGCAATGGAGCCGGTGACATTTTCTGAGAGTGGTGGAGTACGTTATCTGCATTTTGGTAGCGAATTAATTCAGGGTGCGATGCGTATACGTGATCCAGATGAAATCTATCTGGAATACAACCAGCAAATGATGGCCTGGCTACTGTTTTTAGAAACTAAGCCTGGAATGCGTATTGCTCAACTTGGCCTAGGAACGGGTGCGCTCACGAAGTTTACGCATCGCTATTGCCCGGCTGTAAAAACAACCGTTGTTGAGCTAAATCCTTCTGTAATTGTTTCAGCTAGAAGTATGTTTTTCACGCCAGATGATGACCGTCGCCTAGAAACTTTGCAAACTGATGCAAAGGCTTTTGTACAAAGCGCCAAGTATCAGAGTCACTTTGATGCAGTACAGGTTGATCTCTATGATGCTATTTGTGATGGCCCAGCTGCTAGCTCTCTCGACTTTTATAAGGGCTGTTACGACATCCTAAAATCGCCTGGCGTCTTAACAGTGAACTTGTTTTCTCGTCATAAGAGCTTCGATATCAATCTCAATAACATCTGTGAAGCCTTTGATAATCGCGTTTTGTTATTTCCGGAATCTCATGATTGCAATGTAGTGGCGATTGCTTTCAAAGGCCCACAATTAGATGTTGAGTGGAAGGAAGTCTCAAAGCGCGCTAAATTGATTATGGAAAAAACTGGGTTACCTACCAACTCATGGGCATCTGGCCTGAATAGAGAAAATGCCCATCAGGAAAATAAACTCTGCATCTAG
- a CDS encoding bifunctional aconitate hydratase 2/2-methylisocitrate dehydratase, whose amino-acid sequence MLEAYNAQVAERAALGIPALPLTKDQTAELVGLLKNPPKGKEAELVELITNRVPAGVDEAAKVKAEFLDAVAKGTEKTPLISRIKATELLGTMLGGYNIKPLVELLSDSECAATAAAALKKTLLMFDYFHDVQELAEKGNAQAKEVLQSWADAEWFTSRPAVPESMKLTVFKVTGETNTDDLSPAPDAWSRPDIPLHATIMLKNPRPGIEPDEAGVRGPMKQIEALQKKGNQIAYVGDVVGTGSSRKSATNSVLWWTGQDIPFVPNKRFGGVCLGTKIAPIFFNTMEDAGALPIELDVSDMNMGDEIELRPYEGKAFKNGKEIASFSLKSPVILDEVRAGGRIPLIVSRDLTAKARAALGLPASTEFRIPVSPPDNKKGFSLAQKMVGRACGLPEGQGVRSDTYCEPHMTTVGSQDTTGPMTRDELKDLACLGFSADLVMQSFCHTSAYPKPVDIRTHHELPTFMTNRGGVALRPGDGVIHSWLNRLLLPDTCGTGGDSHTRFPIGISFPAGSGLVAFAAATGVMPLDMPESVLVRFKGKMQPGITLRDLVNAIPLYAIKKGLLTVEKQNKKNVFSGRILEIEGLPDLKVEQAFELSDASAERSAAGCAIQLSKEPIIEYMRSNITLMKWMIANGYEDKRTLGRRIKAMEAWIAKPDLLKADANAGYAEVIEIDMSEIKEPILACPNDPDDVKFLSEVSGEKIDEVFIGSCMTNIGHFRAAGQVLQGKKDMPTRLWVAPPTKMDQMILTEEGYYGILGATGARMETPGCSLCMGNQAQIRKGSTAVSTSTRNFPNRLGIDTRVYLASAELSAVAALLGRLPTPQEYFEQIESLNAKAGEVYKYMNFDKIKSFSDVADTVTV is encoded by the coding sequence ATGCTAGAAGCCTACAACGCCCAAGTTGCCGAACGCGCAGCCCTTGGAATTCCAGCCCTCCCCCTGACTAAAGATCAAACAGCCGAACTGGTTGGCTTGCTCAAAAATCCTCCAAAGGGAAAAGAGGCGGAGTTGGTTGAACTCATTACTAATCGCGTGCCTGCAGGTGTTGATGAAGCAGCTAAAGTAAAAGCAGAGTTTTTGGATGCTGTTGCTAAGGGTACCGAGAAAACACCTTTGATTTCACGTATCAAAGCAACAGAACTCTTGGGTACTATGCTCGGTGGCTACAACATTAAGCCACTAGTAGAGTTGCTCTCCGACTCTGAGTGCGCAGCTACTGCAGCAGCAGCATTGAAAAAGACATTATTAATGTTTGACTATTTCCATGATGTTCAGGAATTAGCAGAAAAAGGCAATGCACAGGCTAAGGAAGTATTGCAAAGCTGGGCTGATGCCGAGTGGTTTACAAGCCGCCCTGCTGTGCCTGAAAGCATGAAACTTACCGTATTCAAAGTCACTGGTGAAACTAATACCGACGACCTGTCCCCAGCTCCTGATGCATGGAGTCGCCCAGACATCCCACTACATGCAACCATTATGTTGAAGAACCCACGTCCAGGCATTGAGCCAGACGAGGCAGGTGTTCGCGGCCCAATGAAGCAAATTGAAGCCCTCCAGAAAAAAGGCAATCAAATTGCTTACGTTGGTGACGTTGTTGGTACAGGATCTTCACGTAAATCTGCAACCAACTCTGTGTTGTGGTGGACTGGTCAAGACATTCCATTTGTTCCGAACAAGCGCTTTGGTGGTGTTTGCTTGGGCACCAAGATTGCTCCAATCTTCTTCAATACGATGGAAGATGCTGGCGCATTACCAATCGAGCTCGATGTTTCCGATATGAATATGGGCGATGAAATTGAATTGCGTCCATACGAAGGTAAGGCATTTAAGAATGGCAAAGAAATTGCTTCTTTCTCACTCAAGTCACCCGTAATTTTGGATGAAGTTCGTGCCGGTGGTCGAATTCCTTTGATCGTCAGTCGTGACCTCACAGCCAAAGCGCGCGCAGCACTTGGCTTGCCAGCCTCTACAGAATTCCGCATCCCGGTTAGCCCGCCTGATAACAAAAAAGGTTTCAGCTTGGCACAGAAGATGGTTGGCCGTGCTTGTGGATTGCCAGAAGGTCAAGGCGTACGCTCAGATACATATTGCGAGCCACACATGACAACAGTTGGCTCACAAGACACCACTGGTCCAATGACCCGTGATGAATTGAAAGATTTGGCCTGTTTAGGATTCTCTGCTGACTTAGTCATGCAGTCTTTCTGCCATACATCTGCTTATCCAAAACCAGTTGATATTCGCACTCACCATGAGTTACCAACGTTTATGACTAACCGCGGTGGTGTTGCATTACGTCCAGGCGATGGCGTGATCCATAGCTGGTTAAATCGTTTGCTCTTGCCAGATACCTGCGGTACTGGTGGTGATAGTCATACCCGCTTCCCAATCGGCATCTCCTTCCCTGCTGGCTCTGGCTTAGTTGCCTTTGCTGCTGCTACTGGCGTAATGCCATTGGATATGCCTGAGTCAGTCTTGGTTCGCTTCAAAGGAAAAATGCAGCCTGGCATCACTTTGCGTGACTTGGTAAATGCGATTCCTTTGTACGCTATCAAGAAAGGCTTGTTGACTGTTGAAAAACAAAACAAGAAAAACGTTTTCTCTGGCCGCATCTTAGAAATCGAAGGTTTGCCTGACCTCAAAGTTGAGCAAGCGTTTGAGTTGTCTGATGCTTCAGCAGAACGCTCTGCCGCTGGTTGCGCGATTCAATTAAGCAAAGAGCCGATCATTGAATACATGCGCTCCAACATCACTTTGATGAAGTGGATGATCGCTAATGGCTACGAAGATAAGCGTACTCTAGGTCGTCGCATCAAAGCGATGGAAGCTTGGATCGCTAAGCCTGACTTGCTTAAGGCTGATGCCAATGCAGGCTATGCCGAAGTAATCGAAATCGATATGAGCGAAATTAAGGAGCCAATCTTGGCCTGCCCTAACGATCCAGATGACGTGAAGTTCCTGTCTGAAGTATCTGGCGAGAAAATCGATGAAGTGTTTATCGGCTCTTGCATGACCAACATTGGTCACTTCCGTGCAGCTGGCCAAGTTCTTCAGGGCAAAAAGGATATGCCTACCCGCCTGTGGGTAGCACCTCCAACTAAGATGGACCAGATGATTCTGACCGAAGAAGGCTATTACGGCATCCTGGGCGCTACTGGTGCACGTATGGAAACTCCGGGCTGCTCACTCTGCATGGGTAACCAGGCGCAGATCCGCAAAGGTTCCACAGCGGTCTCCACTTCAACTCGCAACTTCCCGAACCGTTTAGGTATCGATACACGTGTGTACCTCGCTTCTGCTGAACTTTCTGCCGTTGCCGCACTCTTGGGTCGCCTACCAACGCCACAGGAATACTTCGAGCAAATTGAGTCTTTGAATGCTAAAGCTGGTGAAGTTTATAAGTACATGAACTTTGACAAGATTAAGTCATTCAGTGATGTTGCTGACACAGTGACAGTCTAA
- a CDS encoding CTP synthase, whose translation MTKYVFVTGGVVSSLGKGIAAASLAAILESRGLKVTLLKLDPYINVDPGTMSPLQHGEVFVTEDGAETDLDLGHYERFVSAKMRKSNNFTTGQIYESVISKERRGEYLGKTVQVIPHITNEIQAFVERGVKASHDGNADIAICEIGGTVGDIESLPFLEAARQMSIRLPRHSCAFVHLTLVPYIASAGELKTKPTQHSVQKLREIGIMPTVLLCRADRPIPEDERSKISLFSNVRGEAVISVWDVATIYKIPEMLQAQGMDDLICRELDIEAKPADLSVWANLVYELANPQHEVTIGMVGKYVELTESYKSLIEALRHAGIHNHTRVNINYIDSEVIEKDGVDCLQNLDAILVPGGFGKRGTEGKIAAIRYARENNVPYLGICLGMQLAVIEFARHVANIAQANSTEFDPDTESPVVALITEWVDREGRVEKRTNDSDLGGTMRLGSQRCPVKAGTLAHEIYGPEVNERHRHRYEVNNLYVPRLEKSGLIISARTPNESLPEMMELPNSIHPWFFGVQFHPEFTSTPRDGHPLFSAFIKASLIHQAATQKQAA comes from the coding sequence ATGACCAAATACGTTTTTGTCACTGGTGGTGTGGTTTCTTCTTTAGGGAAAGGAATCGCAGCTGCCTCGCTTGCCGCGATTCTTGAATCCCGCGGCCTGAAAGTCACCCTCCTAAAATTAGACCCTTATATCAACGTTGACCCTGGGACCATGAGCCCGCTTCAACACGGCGAAGTCTTTGTAACCGAAGATGGCGCAGAAACGGACCTCGATCTGGGTCACTATGAACGCTTTGTCTCGGCAAAGATGCGTAAGAGTAATAATTTCACTACTGGCCAGATTTATGAGTCCGTGATCAGCAAAGAGCGTCGCGGTGAGTATCTCGGTAAAACTGTTCAGGTGATTCCCCATATTACGAATGAGATTCAAGCATTTGTAGAGCGTGGCGTAAAAGCAAGTCATGATGGCAATGCTGATATTGCAATCTGTGAAATCGGTGGAACAGTAGGGGACATCGAGTCTTTGCCGTTTCTTGAGGCAGCACGCCAGATGAGTATCCGTCTGCCAAGACATAGTTGCGCCTTTGTGCACCTGACTTTGGTTCCTTACATTGCTAGTGCCGGGGAGTTAAAAACAAAACCAACCCAGCATTCAGTACAAAAGTTGCGCGAAATCGGCATCATGCCAACCGTACTATTATGTCGCGCAGATCGCCCCATCCCAGAAGATGAGCGCTCTAAGATTTCACTGTTCTCTAACGTACGCGGAGAGGCTGTGATTTCAGTATGGGACGTTGCTACTATCTATAAGATTCCTGAAATGCTTCAAGCGCAGGGAATGGATGATTTGATTTGTCGTGAATTGGATATCGAAGCTAAGCCTGCGGACTTATCGGTTTGGGCGAATTTAGTTTATGAATTAGCAAACCCACAGCATGAAGTAACGATTGGTATGGTGGGCAAGTATGTTGAGCTAACCGAATCTTATAAGTCACTGATTGAAGCCTTGCGTCATGCAGGTATTCACAATCACACACGCGTCAATATCAACTACATTGACTCCGAAGTGATTGAAAAAGATGGCGTAGATTGTCTTCAAAATTTAGATGCTATCTTGGTCCCAGGCGGATTTGGTAAACGCGGCACCGAAGGTAAAATTGCCGCCATTCGTTATGCCCGAGAGAATAATGTTCCGTACCTTGGAATTTGTTTAGGTATGCAGTTGGCCGTGATTGAATTTGCGCGCCATGTTGCCAATATTGCTCAGGCAAACAGTACTGAGTTTGATCCAGATACCGAGAGTCCAGTGGTTGCTTTAATTACCGAGTGGGTTGATCGTGAAGGTCGCGTTGAGAAACGTACTAACGATTCTGACCTAGGTGGCACTATGCGTTTAGGTTCACAGCGTTGCCCAGTAAAGGCGGGCACCTTAGCTCATGAAATCTATGGCCCTGAAGTCAACGAGCGTCATCGTCATCGTTATGAAGTCAATAATCTTTATGTACCGCGTCTTGAAAAGTCTGGTCTGATTATTTCTGCTAGAACACCAAATGAGTCTCTACCTGAAATGATGGAGTTACCCAACTCTATTCACCCTTGGTTCTTCGGCGTGCAATTCCATCCAGAATTCACATCGACTCCACGTGATGGTCATCCATTGTTTTCTGCCTTCATTAAAGCGTCATTAATTCATCAAGCTGCTACTCAAAAGCAAGCAGCCTAG
- the kdsA gene encoding 3-deoxy-8-phosphooctulonate synthase, giving the protein MSAFKLCGFDIGLDHRFFLIAGPCVIESEQSALDIAGELKEITTSLGIPFIYKSSFDKANRSSGTFFRGLGMKKGLEILARVKREIGVPVLTDIHDISEIAPVSKVVDVLQTPAFLCRQTDFIRVCAQSGKPVNFKKGQFLSPHEMLNVIDKARAAAAEANLADQFMVCERGASFGYNNLVSDMRSLAILREAKAPVVFDATHSVQLPGGQGNASGGQREFVPVLARAAVAVGISGLFMETHPDPAKALSDGPNAVPLNRMKELLESLVAIDSVVKKPGSFLEDSFK; this is encoded by the coding sequence ATGAGTGCATTTAAGTTATGCGGTTTTGATATCGGTTTAGATCATCGCTTCTTTTTGATAGCGGGTCCTTGCGTCATTGAATCAGAGCAATCTGCTTTAGATATTGCTGGCGAGCTTAAAGAAATAACTACTTCACTAGGCATTCCATTTATCTACAAATCTTCTTTTGATAAAGCCAATCGTTCATCTGGAACCTTTTTTAGAGGTTTAGGCATGAAGAAGGGGCTTGAGATTCTTGCCCGCGTTAAGCGTGAAATTGGTGTGCCAGTGTTGACCGATATTCATGACATTAGTGAAATTGCACCGGTTTCAAAAGTGGTTGATGTTCTGCAGACGCCAGCTTTTTTATGTCGTCAAACTGATTTCATTCGAGTTTGCGCTCAAAGTGGTAAGCCAGTGAATTTCAAGAAGGGTCAATTTTTATCCCCTCATGAAATGCTGAACGTAATTGATAAAGCTCGTGCGGCGGCGGCTGAGGCTAATCTTGCAGATCAATTTATGGTGTGTGAGCGCGGCGCTTCATTTGGTTACAACAACTTGGTTTCAGATATGCGTAGCTTGGCCATTTTGCGCGAAGCTAAGGCTCCAGTTGTATTTGACGCCACTCATTCAGTTCAATTACCTGGTGGTCAAGGCAATGCAAGTGGTGGGCAGCGTGAGTTTGTGCCAGTACTTGCCCGTGCTGCTGTTGCTGTTGGTATCAGTGGCTTATTCATGGAAACGCATCCAGACCCAGCTAAAGCACTTTCAGACGGCCCGAACGCTGTTCCGCTTAATCGCATGAAAGAGTTGCTTGAGTCTTTAGTGGCGATTGATTCCGTTGTTAAAAAGCCGGGTTCATTTTTAGAAGATAGTTTCAAGTAA
- the eno gene encoding phosphopyruvate hydratase, producing MSAIVDIIGREVLDSRGNPTVECDVLLESGVMGRAAVPSGASTGSREAIELRDGDKERYLGKGVLKAVQNINIEIAESILGLDASEQAFLDHTLIELDGTHNKARLGANATLAVSMAVARAAVEEAGLPLYRYFGGSGSMQLPVPMMNIVNGGAHANNSLDIQEFMVMPVGAQSFREALRCGAEIFHELKKIIGAQGMPTTVGDEGGFAPNFESNQECLQTIMKAIEGAGYQAGEDVLLALDCAASEFYKDGKYHLSGEGLQLSSSEFSDYLGNLADQFPIVSIEDGMHESDWDGWADITQKLGKKIQLVGDDLFVTNTRILKEGIEKGIANSILIKINQIGTLTETFAAIEMAKRANYTAVISHRSGETEDSTIADIAVGTNAGQIKTGSLSRSDRIAKYNQLLRIEEDLGDVATYPGKSVFYNLKR from the coding sequence GTGAGCGCCATTGTTGACATCATCGGTAGAGAAGTTTTAGATTCACGCGGCAATCCCACGGTTGAGTGCGATGTTTTGCTTGAGTCAGGCGTTATGGGGCGTGCGGCTGTACCATCAGGCGCATCAACCGGTTCACGTGAGGCCATTGAGCTTCGCGATGGAGATAAAGAACGTTACTTGGGTAAAGGCGTTCTGAAGGCTGTTCAAAATATTAATATCGAGATCGCTGAATCGATCTTAGGTCTGGATGCAAGCGAACAGGCATTCCTTGATCACACCTTGATTGAATTGGATGGCACACACAATAAAGCCCGCTTAGGTGCTAACGCAACTCTAGCCGTCTCTATGGCTGTAGCACGCGCTGCTGTAGAAGAAGCTGGCTTGCCTTTGTATCGTTATTTTGGCGGATCAGGCAGTATGCAGTTGCCAGTCCCAATGATGAATATCGTCAATGGTGGTGCTCATGCAAATAACAGCTTGGATATCCAAGAGTTTATGGTGATGCCTGTCGGCGCTCAAAGTTTCCGTGAAGCTTTACGTTGTGGCGCTGAAATCTTCCATGAGCTGAAGAAAATCATCGGCGCACAAGGCATGCCAACTACAGTTGGAGATGAGGGCGGCTTTGCCCCGAACTTTGAGAGCAATCAAGAGTGCCTACAGACGATCATGAAGGCTATTGAGGGTGCTGGATATCAAGCCGGTGAAGATGTCCTATTAGCCTTGGATTGTGCCGCTAGTGAGTTCTATAAAGATGGTAAGTACCATTTATCGGGCGAAGGCTTGCAGTTAAGCTCAAGTGAATTCTCAGACTACCTTGGCAATTTAGCGGATCAATTTCCAATCGTATCGATTGAGGATGGTATGCATGAGAGCGACTGGGATGGATGGGCTGACATTACTCAAAAATTGGGCAAGAAAATCCAATTAGTTGGAGATGATCTCTTTGTTACCAATACGCGCATTCTCAAAGAAGGTATTGAGAAAGGGATTGCTAACTCTATCCTCATTAAGATTAATCAAATTGGTACATTGACTGAGACCTTTGCTGCAATTGAAATGGCTAAGCGTGCTAATTACACTGCAGTGATTTCTCATCGCTCCGGTGAAACAGAAGACAGCACTATTGCTGATATTGCTGTTGGCACGAATGCTGGCCAGATCAAGACTGGTTCTCTGTCTCGCTCTGATCGTATTGCTAAATACAACCAGTTATTGCGTATTGAAGAAGATTTGGGCGATGTTGCTACCTACCCAGGAAAATCTGTTTTTTACAACCTCAAGCGCTAA
- the ftsB gene encoding cell division protein FtsB, translating into MRIAIYSMLLLLIAIQYPLWLGRGGWLKVYEMERQLDLQRAKNSLLSLRNAKLTGDVKDLKEGTRAIEERARVEHGMIKDGEFFVQILPTEKPTANDADGVKPTSTKRWYCFLVTA; encoded by the coding sequence ATGCGTATCGCCATCTACTCTATGCTGTTATTGCTGATTGCAATACAGTATCCACTTTGGTTGGGTAGGGGTGGGTGGCTCAAGGTTTATGAAATGGAGAGGCAGCTCGATTTGCAGCGGGCTAAAAATAGCCTGCTCAGCTTGCGCAATGCCAAACTCACTGGTGATGTGAAAGATTTAAAAGAGGGTACCCGCGCAATTGAAGAACGTGCTCGTGTTGAGCATGGCATGATTAAGGATGGTGAATTTTTCGTTCAAATTTTGCCAACTGAAAAACCCACTGCAAATGATGCAGATGGCGTGAAGCCAACAAGCACTAAACGCTGGTACTGTTTCCTAGTGACCGCTTGA
- a CDS encoding Hsp33 family molecular chaperone HslO, translating into MNELLVFMCDGAPVRGEIVSISSAWQAVLERRNDPPVVRRMLGDFVGAATLLSASLKFDGTLIIQAQSKGPIQLLVVECKSDLTMRATVKLSVEADSIDPNATLGELLDADNTGRLVITLDPSDRQPSQPPYQGIVALQEHRGTVIKPVTSAAEAIALYMQNSEQLDTRIWLASNDTHVGGLLLQRLPDSGDHTHLDPQLVAEGWTRIQTLGETITNEELLTLSPETILRRLFLEESVESGVRSFPARPVRFSCRCSRAKVADVLRMLGEEEVESILAEQGAVETECDFCAKAYRFDAVDCGQVFKTDLLTDATRPPSSGH; encoded by the coding sequence ATGAACGAATTACTTGTATTTATGTGTGATGGCGCCCCGGTCCGTGGGGAAATTGTTTCCATTAGTAGTGCCTGGCAGGCCGTTTTGGAGCGTCGTAATGATCCTCCTGTAGTGCGCCGAATGCTGGGTGACTTTGTGGGCGCAGCGACCCTCTTGAGCGCCAGCCTTAAATTTGATGGGACCTTGATTATTCAAGCCCAGAGTAAAGGTCCTATTCAGCTTCTCGTGGTTGAATGCAAATCTGATCTAACTATGCGCGCCACAGTCAAACTCTCCGTAGAGGCAGATAGTATTGATCCCAACGCCACGCTAGGTGAATTACTAGACGCAGACAATACTGGTCGCCTCGTCATTACCCTAGACCCTTCGGACCGTCAGCCCAGTCAACCGCCCTATCAAGGCATTGTGGCCCTCCAAGAGCATCGTGGCACGGTTATTAAGCCCGTTACTAGTGCTGCTGAAGCCATTGCTTTGTACATGCAAAATTCAGAGCAGCTAGATACCCGGATTTGGCTGGCATCAAACGACACCCATGTAGGTGGGTTGCTTTTGCAGCGCTTACCTGACTCTGGGGATCATACCCACCTAGATCCGCAACTTGTAGCTGAAGGCTGGACCAGAATTCAGACTCTTGGTGAGACGATTACAAATGAAGAATTGCTAACCCTTTCGCCCGAAACCATACTGCGTCGACTTTTCTTGGAAGAGTCAGTAGAAAGTGGTGTCCGCAGTTTCCCAGCTCGCCCTGTTCGTTTTAGTTGTCGTTGTTCGCGCGCCAAGGTGGCCGATGTCCTCAGAATGCTGGGCGAAGAGGAGGTTGAAAGCATTCTTGCAGAGCAAGGTGCGGTAGAGACTGAGTGTGATTTTTGTGCCAAGGCCTATCGCTTTGACGCCGTTGATTGTGGGCAAGTTTTTAAAACAGATTTGTTAACAGATGCAACGAGGCCGCCATCAAGCGGTCACTAG
- the gltX gene encoding glutamate--tRNA ligase encodes MSFMQIRTRFAPSPTGFIHLGNLRSALYPWAFARHNKGDFILRIEDTDIERSTQEAVDVIIEGMAWLGLDLDEGPIYQMQRIDRYREVVKQMLDAGLAYPCYMSEEELNKLRDHQMANKEKPRYNGQWRPEPGKTLPAIPEGFLPIIRFKNPIGGSVIWEDAVKGKIEISNDELDDLVIARPDGTPTYNFCVVVDDLDMNITHVIRGDDHVNNTPRQINIMKALGGTPPVYAHLPTVLNDSGEKMSKRNGAMSVRDYQKAGYLPEAILNYLARLGWSHGDAEIFTKEQFINWFDLDSLGRSPAQHNPEKLLWLNHQYIQNADPAILAEATKPFAHELGIDTENGPDFVQVVGLLKDRANTLIEIAEGAKLFYLPAPAHSAEQITANIPAEIIPALKDLIEAVKLAEHTKAAYGLAFKEVLAKHQIKMPALAMPVRYALFATTQTPAIDSVMVVLGKDEVVQRLSKVV; translated from the coding sequence ATGTCATTTATGCAAATACGTACACGATTCGCCCCCAGTCCAACGGGCTTTATTCATTTGGGCAACCTGCGCAGCGCTTTATACCCATGGGCTTTTGCTCGCCACAATAAGGGTGACTTTATTCTGCGCATCGAGGATACCGATATTGAGCGTTCTACCCAAGAAGCGGTAGACGTCATCATTGAGGGTATGGCCTGGCTTGGCCTTGATTTGGATGAGGGCCCGATTTACCAGATGCAACGCATTGATCGTTACCGTGAAGTTGTGAAGCAGATGTTGGATGCTGGTCTTGCATACCCTTGTTATATGAGCGAAGAAGAGCTTAATAAGCTCCGCGACCATCAGATGGCCAATAAAGAAAAGCCTCGCTATAACGGTCAATGGCGCCCAGAGCCAGGAAAAACACTGCCAGCAATACCTGAAGGTTTTCTGCCGATAATTCGCTTTAAGAACCCTATAGGTGGATCCGTTATCTGGGAAGACGCAGTTAAAGGCAAAATCGAAATTAGCAATGATGAGTTGGATGATTTAGTGATTGCTCGACCCGACGGCACTCCGACCTATAACTTCTGCGTTGTGGTGGATGATCTCGATATGAACATCACCCACGTCATTCGCGGTGATGATCATGTGAATAACACGCCTCGCCAAATCAATATCATGAAGGCGCTTGGCGGAACACCACCGGTATATGCCCATTTACCAACAGTCCTCAATGACTCTGGCGAAAAAATGAGCAAGCGTAATGGCGCTATGAGCGTGCGTGATTACCAAAAAGCAGGTTATTTGCCAGAAGCCATTCTGAATTACCTGGCAAGGTTAGGGTGGTCCCATGGTGATGCGGAGATTTTTACTAAAGAGCAGTTTATTAATTGGTTTGATCTAGACAGTCTCGGCCGCTCACCCGCACAACATAACCCTGAAAAATTACTTTGGCTTAATCATCAATATATTCAGAATGCCGATCCCGCTATCTTGGCAGAGGCCACTAAGCCATTCGCTCACGAGTTAGGCATCGATACAGAAAATGGTCCAGACTTTGTTCAAGTCGTGGGATTATTGAAAGATCGTGCTAACACACTGATAGAAATTGCAGAAGGCGCAAAGCTTTTTTATCTACCTGCACCCGCACATAGTGCAGAGCAAATCACTGCAAACATTCCCGCTGAAATCATCCCGGCATTAAAAGATTTGATCGAGGCGGTTAAATTAGCAGAGCATACAAAAGCAGCTTATGGGCTTGCTTTTAAAGAAGTTTTAGCCAAGCACCAGATCAAAATGCCAGCCTTAGCTATGCCTGTTCGCTACGCCTTATTTGCGACAACACAGACCCCGGCGATTGATTCTGTCATGGTTGTTTTGGGTAAGGATGAGGTCGTACAAAGGCTTTCCAAGGTCGTCTAG
- a CDS encoding PolC-type DNA polymerase III, which translates to MILGFVVLNRLFNTYVTGIAATSERLKVMLNSNRELRLELQGPPELREVIHAMNRLADQRDHKIDEIEEKIKEQISIYQSLCDRSADASLLDRPLASLIYTAFDTETTGLQPSHGDEIIQIGALKVSSEKIHTDETFEALIDPRRSISAESIKIHGITQTEVDGKPTIDQVLPIFYEFCDGSVLLGHNVAFDMRFLQLKEQSIHIAFKQPVIDTLLLSAVTYPNQPLHSLESSMALLGVQIEHRHNACSDAVATAQVFLKLVPLLEERGIITLGQAIEASKKTPYARLSY; encoded by the coding sequence TTGATATTGGGCTTTGTGGTGCTCAATCGACTGTTTAATACATATGTCACTGGTATTGCCGCTACCTCAGAGCGCCTTAAAGTTATGCTCAATAGCAATCGAGAATTGCGCCTTGAACTTCAGGGTCCACCAGAATTGCGTGAAGTCATTCATGCCATGAATCGCTTGGCTGATCAACGGGATCACAAGATTGATGAGATTGAAGAAAAAATTAAAGAGCAGATTTCCATCTATCAATCACTATGTGATAGATCGGCAGATGCCTCACTATTGGATAGGCCATTGGCGAGTCTTATTTACACAGCGTTTGATACTGAAACAACGGGCTTGCAACCGAGTCATGGCGATGAAATTATTCAGATTGGTGCACTAAAAGTCTCCAGTGAAAAGATCCATACCGATGAGACCTTTGAAGCCCTCATTGACCCAAGGCGCTCAATTTCTGCAGAGAGTATCAAAATTCATGGAATAACCCAAACAGAAGTAGATGGAAAGCCCACCATTGATCAGGTGTTACCAATTTTTTATGAGTTTTGCGATGGCAGCGTACTACTTGGCCATAACGTTGCATTTGATATGCGGTTTTTGCAGTTAAAAGAGCAGTCAATCCATATCGCCTTTAAGCAACCTGTTATTGATACCTTGTTGCTTTCAGCAGTAACCTACCCAAATCAGCCACTTCATAGCCTGGAATCCAGTATGGCGCTCTTAGGGGTGCAAATTGAGCATCGTCACAATGCCTGCTCTGATGCAGTCGCTACAGCGCAAGTATTTTTAAAGCTAGTTCCTCTATTGGAAGAGCGTGGGATTATTACGCTTGGGCAAGCGATTGAAGCTTCCAAGAAAACACCCTATGCAAGACTTTCTTACTGA